A window of Babesia microti strain RI chromosome III, complete genome contains these coding sequences:
- a CDS encoding Calcium-dependent protein kinase 2 (overlaps_old_locusTagID:BBM_III01965;~overlaps_old_locusTagID:BBM_III01970) codes for MGNCGSREKLLLPASKCESNEELEGKLVVKHTITPDLCDAFLYIPQTIFHEIKQVNSIHHKPPLHISEYFNFTLVWPPLCWPHSQILTRDIWTSRLINLHDLSTKYTISTTSIGVGVCGSVRQVVNRITQKIYALKSFQTKDAPRKKLTNIYNEAAIHGQLDHPHIVLLREIYDNKDGLHLIVEYCYGKELYRRLDSYKRFNESYAKKLTTQILLALNYLHSNGICHRDLKLENCVLSTLQVDSNLKLIDFGFARLFKKGLPMSAMHGTVYYVSPEVIDGCYNEACDIWSLGVIVYMMLSGKPPFNGSSDKEILLRIKREKIQFTGARWSGISNLAIDFIKQLLNRDETSRASAKDALKHSWLAECIYEMESHKIPKGILEHLVNFSKSSPFYRVICSLHSLEIDRSLIYDIQLAFFKFNSSFSGTISLQEFQSIMCPELGLTALEAEQVFKKLLFRGKPELHFSEFIAATIEYKSKLDYTNTSFLYKKLDVQNQGYLDLRSFLLVLGDKFNDTSTVDIFKQADINKDGILDFTEFYKAITA; via the coding sequence ATGGGCAATTGTGGGTCTCGGGAAAAATTACTGTTGCCTGCTAGCAAATGTGAATCGAACGAGGAATTGGAAGGGAAATTAGTGGTCAAACACACAATTACACCGGATCTTTGCGATGCCTTTTTGTATATCCCACAAACAATATTCCACGAAATAAAACAAGTCAATAGCATCCACCATAAGCCCCCCTTGCACATATCTGAATACTTTAATTTTACTTTGGTATGGCCTCCATTGTGTTGGCCGCATTCGCAAATTTTAACCCGTGACATATGGACCTCTAGACTTATAAATTTGCACGATTTATCTACAAAATACACAATAAGTACCACCAGTATAGGAGTCGGAGTCTGTGGCTCAGTTAGGCAGGTGGTAAATCGCAttacacaaaaaatatatgccCTCAAGAGTTTCCAAACGAAAGATGCACCCCGCAAGAAGTTGACAAACATATACAATGAGGCAGCCATTCATGGTCAATTGGATCATCCACATATAGTCCTGTTAAGAGAGatttatgataataaaGATGGACTACATTTGATTGTAGAGTATTGCTATGGTAAGGAATTATATCGCCGTCTCGACTCCTATAAGCGGTTTAACGAGAGTTATGCTAAGAAACTCACGACACAAATATTACTTGCTTTAAACTATCTCCATAGTAACGGTATATGTCATAGAGATCTTAAACTTGAAAATTGTGTTTTATCTACGCTACAAGTtgattcaaatttgaaacttATTGACTTTGGGTTTGCAAGGCTGTTTAAAAAAGGTCTACCCATGTCTGCAATGCATGGAACTGTATATTACGTGTCTCCAGAAGTTATAGATGGTTGTTACAATGAAGCTTGTGATATTTGGAGTCTTGGtgtaattgtttacatGATGTTATCTGGTAAACCACCTTTTAATGGATCTTCTGATAAAGAAATATTACTTAGGATTAAAAGGGAAAAGATTCAATTCACAGGAGCCAGATGGTCTggaatatcaaatttggccatagattttatcaaacaattacTTAACCGAGATGAAACGTCCAGGGCTAGTGCTAAAGATGCATTAAAACATTCTTGGCTTGCTGAATGTATTTACGAAATGGAATCGCACAAAATACCTAAGGGAATTCTTGAACACCTAGTTAACTTTTCAAAGTCTTCCCCATTTTACAGGGTTATATGCTCTCTGCATTCATTAGAGATTGATAGAAGCTTGATTTATGATATTCAACTTGCctttttcaaattcaattcaTCCTTTTCTGGCACAATCAGTTTGCAGGAGTTCCAATCTATTATGTGTCCTGAATTAGGATTAACTGCACTTGAAGCAGAGCAGGTGTTTAAGAAACTTTTATTCCGTGGAAAGCCTGAACTCCACTTTTCAGAATTTATAGCTGCaacaattgaatataaatcaaAACTTGATTACACCAATACttcatttttgtataaGAAATTGGATGTCCAAAACCAAGGTTACCTAGATTTGCGTAGCTTTTTATTGGTTTTGGGAGATAAATTCAATGATACTTCAACTGTAGACATTTTTAAGCAAGCTGATATCAATAAAGATGGGATACTGGATTTCACAGAATTTTACAAGGCTATCACCGCTTAA
- a CDS encoding hypothetical protein (overlaps_old_locusTagID:BBM_III01975), with protein sequence MIDNALKADNLYTNRLFSGIHASTQLSHCKPTSTSSNESQSLLHDAIHDNENEPSNDTADIMNVKLINIVRSKYGMGNFASLFADKMESACTPLELLTQNYDKASSTNLNNKFSNAFNDEANISMVSCSTNKSPRSTSIINGHLITSDDDQLKSIFKIFTIQNNDTELPKLEDSPCYQTPLMRLPNEIFDETIAGFNESIFVEPTETTNTINPNDEPSIELHTTTSDNDSECSTSVDNEKRFEKSLHETNKYIDNNSYKYLNSATCKFDQMLNEFTEPVTHGTANPATNVAIEKLLNVISERDEEIVQLRQECAQLNNYIKTMPTRETLKEQIRNEMLSVVYFSNAEINNLKSENRGLKLRLLDMESLQFEKDKRIQQLLSEHMSSEREMCNLNRKMKLMEINLEDEKMEKMELSMQSLKNQKEERIRGRFEWCKKWELEKFDKMQIEKVSTDRLQKICKLEKALNEVGETLKNSIKNENKLKHIIRDKNEELAKCKNEIAELKSLILVSKTQNSLINTYQSKLEDLTCQLDNEKMLNQKDKVLKTLVDEELCNIEILDESFKRKIDVIVDKIRITGKNIQVDWICNDMFKVQGRIVQLKLVNGKVCALRNGTPFPLELLLLN encoded by the coding sequence GAATCTCAGAGTTTATTACACGATGCCATTCATGACAATGAAAATGAACCATCAAATGACACTGCCGATATTATGAACgtcaaattgattaatattgtACGTTCAAAGTATGGCATGGGCAATTTTGCTTCCCTATTTGCGGATAAAATGGAATCTGCTTGTACTCCCTTGGAACTCCTCACTCAAAACTATGATAAAGCTAGCAGTAccaatctaaataataaattttcaaatgcaTTCAATGACGAagcaaatatttcaatggTTTCCTGTTCAACAAACAAATCTCCAAGGTCTACATCTATTATCAATGGTCATTTAATAACATCAGATGATGACCAACtgaaatcaatttttaaaatattcaccATACAAAACAATGATACCGAATTACCAAAATTGGAAGACAGTCCTTGTTATCAAACTCCCCTAATGAGGCTTCCAAACGAGATATTCGATGAGACAATCGCCGGATTCAATGAATCTATATTCGTTGAGCCCACAGAAACAACAAACACAATCAACCCCAACGACGAACCTTCCATTGAATTGCACACCACTACTAGTGATAATGACAGTGAATGCTCCACTAGCGTTGATAATGAGAAACGTTTTGAGAAATCATTACATGAAaccaataaatacataGACAACAATTCATATAAATACCTTAACTCTGCAACGTGTAAGTTTGACCAAATGctaaatgaatttacaGAACCAGTAACTCATGGAACAGCAAACCCCGCAACAAATGTTGCAATTGAAAAGCTTTTAAATGTAATTAGCGAAAGGGATGAAGAAATAGTGCAACTAAGACAAGAGTGTGCGCAGCTAAATAACTACATCAAGACGATGCCCACAAGAGAAACTCTTAAGGAACAAATAAGAAATGAAATGTTATctgttgtatattttagCAATGctgaaattaataatctTAAATCAGAAAATCGTGGATTGAAATTGCGATTGTTGGACATGGAATCACTACAATTTGAAAAGGATAAGAGGATACAACAATTGCTATCTGAACATATGTCGAGTGAACGAGAAATGTGCAATTTGAACAGAAAAATGAAACTGATGGAAATTAATTTGGAGGATGAAAAGATGGAAAAGATGGAATTATCAATGCAGTCACTTAAAAATCAAAAGGAGGAAAGGATTAGAGGAAGGTTTGAGTGGTGCAAAAAGTGGGAATTggaaaaatttgacaagATGCAAATTGAAAAGGTATCCACTGACAGACTTCAAAAGATATGTAAACTTGAAAAGGCACTTAATGAAGTGGGAGAGACGTTGAAGAATagtattaaaaatgaaaataaattaaaacataTTATTCGAGATAAAAACGAGGAACTTgcaaaatgtaaaaatgaGATTGCAGAGTTGAAATCGCTGATATTGGTCTCAAAAACCCAAAATTCGTTGATAAACACGTATCAGTCAAAGCTGGAGGATTTGACTTGTCAACTAGACAATGAGAAGATGTTAAACCAGAAAGACAAGGTGCTGAAAACTTTGGTGGATGAGGAGTTGTgtaatattgaaattttggatgAATCATTCAAAAGGAAAATAGATGTCATAGTTGACAAAATTAGAATTACaggtaaaaatatacaagtCGATTGGATCTGCAATGATATGTTCAAAGTACAGGGGAGGATTGTTCAGCTTAAGTTGGTAAATGGAAAGGTTTGTGCTTTGAGAAATGGCACGCCATTCCCTTTGGAATTGTTACTATTGAATTAA